The genomic region GGTAGCGATGCGTTCTGACAAAAGCACGAGATGGTTGGGTTCTGAAACGATAGTGCTCGATTCAGCCAGCGCCAACAAGAGCGCAAGGCTATGCTCGCAGAAGGGGTGCTCGTTCGATTTGCAGGTGCACAAGGCATACAGGCGCGACGATGTGGTGAGAATCGTCACGTTGTACGTGCCGTTTTCAGTATGGACGCGCCCCGTAGCGTCGTTTCGCTTGTGTTGGCGAACTTCAACAGCGTCTGATTCCAACAAGTCAATGGCTTTAGCGGAAACAAAATCCGGAACTTGTTGGAGGATGTCGCCGAGCGCAAATCGTTCAAAGACGGTTGCTGAATAAAAGTCTTCCATGGGCGTATCTGTGCGTTGTTGCAAAATTTCGACCGTCAATTGTACTACATGGGGAAAGATTTCACCAAATGGGGAAAAGTGAAAGAACGCCACGCTATGCGTGCGCATGAGCGTGGCGGCGGGAAGCGGACGGCGGAACGGCGGCCTGTTTGCTACCCGACCAGACCGCCCAGAATTGCCATGAGTTTGAGCCGCGCTTTGGGGCCATTCAACCCTTCGGCGAAGAGCACCCCTGCTTCTTCCAAATCGCGATAGGCGCCGGGGTATCCATACCCGTCCATGCTGTGCGCGACAGGCACACGCCCCGCAATCGCAACGAGGATGCCCTTTTGGCGTGCCTCGCGGATGGCGTCCATCCACCAGGGGGGGACACGTCCCCCGCCAAAGCCTTCGATGACGATGCCGGCGACGTTTTGCGCAATGAGCGCGCGGAGCAGTGTGTCGGGCATGCCGAGCGTGGCTTTGATGAGGTGCACATTGGGAACCAGCCGACGCACGGGCAGGGCTTCGCGTTCAAGCGACCAATACCAGTGCACGTGTCCCTCAATCACGCGCCCCATGGGACCCCGCCCCGGCGATGCAAAAGCGTCCACGCCGTGCGATTTCATTTTCGTGACATAGCGCGCCGCGTGAATCTCGCCATTCATCACCACCATAGCGCCGCGGTTGTCGGATTGGGGGTCGAGGGCGACGCGCACGGCGTCGGTGAGGTTGCGCACGCCGTCGTAGCCCGGTTCGCTGGCGTGGAGCATGGCGCCGGTGAGCACAACCGCCTTGTTGGACGGCACGGTCAGGTCGAGCAGGTAGGCGGTTTCTTCCATGGTGTCGGTGCCATGCGTGACGACGACACCGCGCACGTAGAGCCGTTCCAGCCGCTCAGCGACGACTTTCTGCAATTGCCAGAGTTGTTCCAGGGTGAGGTGACCGCTGGGAATGTTGCTGAATGTTTCGACTTCAATCTCTACGCCTTCACCCCATTGGGGCAGGCGTGCGGCGAGTTCTTCACCACTCAGGGCGGGCACCGCCCCTTCGCCACTGTCTTGCATGGCGATGGTGCCGCCGGTGGAGATGATGACGATTTTGTTGCGTCGTGCCATGGTTCGTTGCCTCGTTAGTGCTTCGCTGCACGGATGGCTTCATCAAGCGCCAGCGAGATGACCGTCGAAACGCCCGGTTCGGTCTGGCTGACGCCGTAGATGGTGTCGGCGGCTTCAATGGTGCCGCGGTTGTGCGTAATGACGATGAATTGGGTTTCCTCGGCGAGTTCCAGCAAGGTTTCACGGAAACGCCCCACGTTGGCTTCGTCCAGCATGGCGTCCACTTCGTCGAGGACGCAGAAGGGCGCGGGGCTGACCGAGAGAATGGCAAAGATGAGCGCCGCAGCGGTGAGGGCGCGCTCGCCGCCACTGAGCAAGGCGATGCTTTGGGGGCGCTTGCCCGGTGGGCGGGCGATGATTTCCACCCCACTTGACAGCGGGTCTTCGGGGTTGGTGAGTTCCAGGTCAACCGTGCCGCCGCCGAAAAGCCGCTTGAAGTAGCGTTTGAAGGCGGCGTTGATGGCGTCGAACGTTTCGCGGAAACGCTCAGTCATCAAGCGGTCGAGTTCGGCGACGATGTGCCGCAAGTCAGCGGCGGCTTTTTCGAGGTCGTCGGCTTGTGTGGTGAGAAACTCGTAGCGCTCTTTCAACTCGGCGTATTCCTGGGGGGCTTCGGGGTTGATGGCGCCCAATTGCCCGATGAGGCGGCGCAAGCGCCGGATGTCGTTTTCCAGCCCTTCGGGCAGAACGGTGACTTTGGGCAGGGTTGTCACCAGTTCGTCGAGCGGGAGCAATGTTTGCTGGGGGACGTCGCCCGACAAATCCTCGTATTCGACCAGTCCAAGGTCGTTTTCAATTTGCGTGCCGAGGTGCGCCAGGCGGTCTTCGGCGGCTTGCAGGGAAAGCCGCGCACGGTGGGCGGCTTCGTCGGCGGCTTGCCCCTGCTTGCGGAGCGCGTCCAGATGCTCTTCGGCTTGCACCTGTTCGGTTTCAATCGCCGCCAGCCGCTCTTCGATGGGACGAATGCGCGCCAGGTAGCCTTCCATGGCGGCTTCGATGGCGGTGATTTGTTGGGCGAGTTGTTGCTGGCGCTCGGCGAGTTTGGCGCGCTCCTCGCTCAATGCCGCCAGTTGGGCTTCTTTTTGGGCGCGCTGGCGTTCGAGCCGTTCGAGGGCTTGCTCCCATTCACGCCATTGGCGGCGCAAGCCGCTCAGTTGCTCATCCAGCACGGCGACGACGGTGCGGGCTTTTTCCACCGCTTCGCGCAGGGCGCCGGGATGGGCGGCTTCGAGCGCCTGTTCGGCGGTTTGCAGCGCCAGTTCAGCCTGCACCTGCTCGGCGGAGACGCGCTGGCTTTCGGTTTCCAGTTCCTCAGCCTGCACGCGCAGGGCTTCGTATTCTTTTTTCAGGCGGCGAATCAATTCACTGCGCCAGTTCTGCTCTTGCTGAACACGCTCAATTTCGCGCTTTTCGCGTTCGATGGCTTGCCCCACCCGCTCCATGGCGCGTGAGACGTCGGCCATTTCGCGCAAAAGGCGCTCGCGTTCGGCTTCGTGTTCGGCTAGCAGTTCTTCGATTTCTTCCAGCCGCGCTTGTACCTCTTCCACCACACGGCGGGCGGCTTCGAGGCGTTCAGGCAGTTCCGCCCATTCGCGGCTCTGTTCGAGCAGTGAGCGCCCACCGGTATCGCCTTGCCCCGCCTGAAGCGAGCCGTCGGCGTGCAGCACGTCGCCGTCAATGGTGACGATGTTCCAGAAGTCGCGGTTCGCCAGGCGGGCGGCGGTGTTCCAATCGCGGACGATGAGCCACGCGCCGAGCAGATGTTCCAGCAAGCCGGGGTCTTCGGCTTGGACGAGGTCGGCGGCGCGCCCTAGCACCCCCGCATCTTGGGGAATGGCGCGGTAGCGCGGACCTTTCAGGTTCGCCAGGGGCAGAATCGTCACGCGCGTGGTGTTGTGGTTCGCCAGCCACTCGCGAATGACGATGGCAGCTTCGAGGTCGCGCACGACAAGCCCTTGCAGGCGGTCGCCCAGTGCGGCGCTGACGGCGACGGCGAGTTTGGGGGGCACGCGCAGGAAATCGGCGACGGGCCCCAGAATGCCGAACACCTGTCCGCGGCGGGCGGCTTGCAGAAGGGCGCGCACGCCCTCGGCGTAGCCGGTGCCTTCTTCGCGCAAGCGGGCTAAGAGGTCGCGGCGGGCTTCCAGTTTGCTGAGTTCGCGCTCCGCCTGGTTGAGCGCCTCGCGATGGGCGTCGCGCTCGGCGGTGGTTTCTTCGATGAGGCGCTTCATTTTGAGGAGCGCCACCTGCAATTCACCTGCTTGGCGGCGCAGGGTTTCGAGTTCGTCTTCGTGCAACTGGATTTCGCCTTCATGACGTGCCAGCCGCTTGCGCAGGTCGCTCATGGCGGCTTGGTGTTCTTCCAGTTCGCGGTTCAGGCGCTCGCGTTGTTCGCGGATTTGCGCTTGCTGTTGTTCGATTTCCACGAGCCGCGCCGAGAGGCGGGCGAGCCGTTTGCGGGCGGCTTCGACTTCGCGGCGCAGGCGTTCGCGTTCTTGCTCGGCGTCGCGCAAACGGGCTTGCGCCGCTTGGAACGCGGCTTGGGCTTGGGCGCGTTCGGCTTCGAGGCGTTCACGTTCGGCGCGCAAGTCGTTGCCCCGTGCAGCCAGGGTTTCGCGTTCGGCGTCAAGGGCGGCGAGTTCTTCGCGCAAGGTTTCGGCCTGGCGGGCAAGCAGGCGGGCGCGTTCTTCGGCGACCGCCTGGTCGCGCCGCAGGGCTTCAACGCGGCGGCGCTCGGCGGCACGGTCGCGCCGCAATTGTTCGAGTTCGTTGCGCAGGCGCACGGCTTCGGCGCGTAGGGTGTGCAGGTGGGCTTCTTGGGCGGTGATTTTTTCGCGCACCGCTTCGAGGGCGGCGCTGGTTTCCTGCACGGCGGCGCGGGCCTGTTGCACGGCTTGGGTGGCTTGCCCCCACTGGTAGCCGTACCATTTGCGCAGAAGGTCGCGCAGTTGCTCGTTCAGGCGGATGTATTCTTCGGCTTTTTCCGCCTGGCGTTGCAAGCGCCGCACACGCGGGGCGAGTTCGGCGACGATGTCGCGCGCGCGTTGCAGGTTTTCTTCTGTTTCGGCGAGTTTACGCAGGGCGTCGTTGCGTTTGCCCTGATACGCGCCAAGTCCCGCGGCGTCTTCAATCATTTGACGCCGCTCGTCGGCGCGCAAGGAAAGCGCAGCGTCCACCAGCCCTTGCCCGATGACGGTGTAGGTGGTGACGCCAATGCCGGCGTGCGCCAGCAGTTCCTGAATGTCGCGCAGGCGGACTTTACGCCCGTTGATGAGGTACTCGTTTTCGCCGCTGCGGTAGGTGCGGCGACCAATGACGACTTCGGAGAAGTCAATGGGCAGAATGCCGCTGGAATTGTCAATCGTGAGGAAGGCTTGCGCCATGCCCATGCGGGCGCGTCGGTCGGTGCCGTTGAAGATGAGGTCTTCGCTCTTTTTGGCGCGCAACACGCTCATGCGTTGCTCGCCCAAGAGCCAGCGGATGGCGTCGGCGATGTTGCTTTTGCCCGAGCCGTTGGGGCCGACAATGGCGGTAATCCCTTCGGGAAACTCGAAGACCGTTTGGCTGGCAAACGTCTTGAAGCCATGAATTTCAAGGCGTCGGACAAACGCCCCGCCTTTTTTCGGGTGTGATGTTTCCGATGGTGAGATGGTGGCTGTGTTCGACTCCGTCACATCTCCTCCGCATGGCTCGATACTCGCAAGGCGCAAGTGTAGAAGGGAGCGCTCGGTTTGTCAATCTTGCGGGAAGGTGGGCTTGGCGATAACCGCCCTTTTTTCTGGCTTTGACGCGCCGGGCAGAGCGCATATACTGAACGGTGCAAGCCCATATCACAAGGAGGGACAACATGTCGAAGGTCAAAGTCACGCTTGAATACTGCGCTGTTTGAAACTACTTGCCGCGCGCCGTCAGTTTGACGGACAAACTGCTGTCGGAGTTTCAACACCACATTGAATCGTTCACGCTGATTCCCTCATCGGGGGGTGTGTTTGAAGTCGCGGTGGATGGGACGCTGATTTACTCCAAGAAGGAAACGGGGCGGCATGCCGTCTATGCCGAAGTGCGCGAAGCCTTCTTGAAGGTTGTGCCCCACGCCGCGCAAGATGCGGATTCGTAACACGGTTTGGGTTGACGGAGCGCCGTTTGCCGAAAAGTGCACCCGTTTTGTGGGTGCGCTTTTCATGTCGCAGGCGGAAAACAGGTTTGAGAAAGGATAGGCAATGGCACGAGTGGCACAGGTTGGAGACCGTGTGTTGTTGATTGACCCCAAAGGCAAGCGGTACATGCTCACGCTGGAAGCGGGCGCCTCTTTCCATAGCAATCGGGGCATTGTGCACCACGATGACTTGATAGGGCAGCCGTTGGGGCGGGTGGTGTACTCGCATTTGGGAACGCCGTTCACGGTGTTGCAACCCAGCATTGCCGATTTGGCGAAAGCAATCAAGCGCACGACGCAAATCATCTACCCCAAGGATAGCGGGCAAATTGTGGTGCGCATGAATGTGTGCGCGGGGACGCACATTATCGAAGCGGGCACGGGAAGCGGTGGGTTGACCACCATTCTGGCGCATGCGGTCGCGCCGACCGGGCATGTCTATTCCTACGAACAGCGCCCCGAAATGACCGCCATTGCCGAACGCAACTTGGCGAAGGTTGGCTTGCGTGACTATGTCACGTTCTACACGCGCGATATTGCCGAAGGCTTTGAAGAACGCGATGTGGACGCCGTTTTTCTGGATGTGCGCGAACCGTGGCGGTATCTCCACCAGGTGGTGGAAGCCCTCACACCGGGTGGGTTCTTTGGGGCGCTGTTGCCGACGGTCAATCAGGTGAGCGCCCTGGTGGAAGCGATGGAAGGCGGTCCCTGGTTCGATGTGGAGATTATCGAGACGTTGGAGCGGCGTTGGAAAGTGAACCACGCCCGCTTGCGTCCGGCGGACCGCATGGTGGCGCATACGGCGTTTTTGCTGTTTGCGCGTTACGTGCCCGAGGTGCGCGCCGAAACGGAGGGCACGGTGGACGATGCGGTGCGCTATGCACCCAAGGGTGAGGATGCGCCGGAGGAATAAAACAACGCCCTGACAGAACGCGCTACTCTGTCAGGGCGTTGTTCTTGTTTAGCGCCAGTGCCGCATGGGCAAGCCCGGAATGGGCGAGCGGAACGTTGGTAGGCGGTTCATGCCCAACGAGCCGAGATAGACTGTGCGCAGGTCGGGACCGCCAAAGGTGATGCTGGCGGGCAATTGCAGGTGCGGTCCCGCACAGGCGAACATGTCCATGGGGGTTAGCGTCCCGTCTTCCAGTTTGGCTTCGGCGTTGTCAATGGCGGCTTCATTCACGTCGGAGAGTACGGTGTACACGTCACCATCCGGCGTGATGACGACCACCTCGTTGCGCACCAACAGCGTCACCCAGATATTCCCCTCGGCGTCGAAAGCGAAGCCGTCCACATACGCCCCACGCCCCAAATCGCCCGGCGGCACCACTTCTTGCGGTCCCAGCGAGCCGTCGGGCAGGACGGGGTAGCGTACCATGCGGCGCTTCATCGTCTCGGCAACGTAGAGGTACGATTCATCGTGGTTCATGCGAATTTCGTTCGGGAAGTAGATGCCGTCAGCCACGATGCGCGCGCCGTTTTCATCAACCAGGATGATGTAGCCGTCGGGACGGGGACGTTGGGCGGCGGGCCACCAGGGAATTTCCAGCGTCGAGACCGAAATCCAAAAGCGGTCGCGGCTATCAATGAAGACGAAGTTCGCAGCGCCAAGCGGTGAACGCCCTTCGATGCTGTCGAGAAACACGCGCTCGTTCCCCTCGCGGTCCATCTGATAAACGCGCCCATCACCGAAGTTGGCGATGTAGAGCGTTTGGCGGTCGGCGCTCATCGCCAGCCCATTGGGTTCGTGCCCTTGCGAGCCGAGCAGTGTTTGCGTTCCGTCGGGGGCAATGCGCGTGACGCTTCCGCGTGCGTCGGAACACCAGAGCGTTCCATCAGGTTCAGCGAGCACACTTTCGGGGCGTGCCAAATCCCGCCCAACAAAGGTGAGGGTGGACGGGTCAACGCGAAAATCTTGGAGGGACATGCCAAAATCCTCCCCGCGTGGTTGGTTGGTGGAAGAGACGCGCGCTATCTTACAGGCAAGGGGGCACTTTTTCAAAAAGAAACCCCCGCCGACTGATGCCGGCGGGGGTGTTGGTGTGGGGCAACCTGTTATGCGCCCAACACGGCTTGCAGCGATTCCTCGACCACGTCCAGCGCCACGTCGGCTTCTTCACGGGTAAGCGTCAGCGCGGGCATGAAACGCAGCACATTCTTGCCCGCCCCCAGCAACAGCACACCGCGCTTGAAGGCTTCATCCACCACGCGGTCGCGCAGGTCGGGGTTGGGGGTGTGGGTGTCGCGGTCGGTGATGAACTCGACGCCAATCATCAGCCCCTTGCCGCGCACGTCGCCAATTACGTCGAAGCGTTGTTGCATGGCTTGCAAGCGCTCCAGCATGTACGCGCCCACTTGCGTGGCGTTTTCGAGCAACCCTTCTTCTTCAATCACGTCGAGCGTGGCCAGCGCCGCCGCACACGAAACGGGGTTGCCGCCGAACGTGCTGGCGTGCGCCCCCGGCGGCCACGACATGAGGTCGCGTTTGGCGATGATTGCGCCGAGCGGCATGCCGTTGGCAATCCCTTTGGCGGTGCAGATGATGTCCGGCTCGACGTTCCAGTGTTCCATGGCGTACCACTTGCCCGTGCGCCCGACGCCTGTTTGCACTTCATCGGCGATCATCAAAATGCCGTAGCGGTCGCACAGTTCGCGCAGGCGCGGGTGGAAGTCATCCGGCGGGACGATGTACCCCCCTTCACCCTGAATCGGCTCAACGATAATGGCGGCGACTTCGTCGGGGGCGGTGATGTGCCCAAAGATTTCGTGCTCAATCCAATCAATCACCCAGTCGGTGCAGGATTTTTTCGAGAGGTCGAATGGTGAGCGGTAGCAGTAGGGGTAGGGCACGTGGATGACGCCGTTCACCAGCGGCGCAAAGCCGCGGCGGTGTACCGGCTTGCTACCGGTGAGCGAGAGCGCCCCCATCGTGCGACCGTGGAACGCGCCCAGGAAGGCGATGATGCGCTGGCGACCGGTGGCGTAGCGCGCCAGTTTGAGCGCGGCTTCCACACTCTCGGCGCCTGAGTTGGTGAAGAAGACACGTTTGGGCGTTGTGCCGGGCGCAATCTGGTTCAGGCGTTCCGCCAGTTGGATTTGCAGTTCGTAGTAAAAGTCGGTCCCGGACATGTGCAGGAATTGTTCCGCCTGGCGTTTGATGGCTTCTACGACGCGGGGGTGCGAATGCCCCACCGCCGTCACCGCAATGCCGGCGGTCATGTCCAGGAATTTGTTGCCGTCCACGTCCCACGCCCACACACCTTCACCGCGCGCCATGACAAAGGGATAGCCGCGCGTATAACTGGGCGAGATGAGTTCGGCGTCTTTGGCGATGATTTCAGCAGCGCGTGGTCCCGGCAACGGGGTGCGGATTTCCGGCCGTTTCGTGTTCACGCTTCCTTGCGTCATACAAACCTCCATCTTCACTGATGTTGTTGTTTTCTTGCAAACAGGCGGGTGCTCATCCTATGCCGTTAGAGGAAGTTGGCAAGGTTTTTGCCTGCTACGGGGGCGGATGACGTATGGCGGCGAGCAATTCAGCCACCGAGGGGCGGTCAACGGGTTCGCGGCTGGGATGCGCGAGCGCGATGCGCCCATCAGGCGCGATGACGAAATCGCCCCCCAGTTGGAGCGGGTCGCCCTTGGCGGGGCGGAGTGATTCACCACGCAGTACTTTCTTGACATAAAACCAAAGTGTGCGTGGGCTGTACGTGCGGCTTGCCGAACGTTCAAGCCCGTAGGCGCGGTAGGTTTTGCGTTCCTCGTCCAGCAGAATGGGAAAATCAACGCCCGTTTCTTCACGCCATGCGCGCGCCCAGTAGGGATGCCCGAACGTGATGAGCACAATGCGCGCGCCGAGGCGCTCAAACTCGGTTTTGGCGCGGTACACCTGCACCGCATGTTCGCGGCAGGGCAGTCACGCCAGGTGGCGCAGAAAAATGAGCACAACAGGGTGCCCGCGGTGCGCCGAGAGCGTAAAGGCGTCGCCGTCGAGCGTGGGGAGCGTAAAATCGGGTGCATTATCGCCAACACGCAGAGCCATGTTAGACCTCCAAGTGATTGCGGTTGGGCGCGGCTTCCAAACAGGCGAAGGCGCGTTCAAGACGTTTCACACTGCGCAGCAGGTAGGTCGCGTGCGACGCCGGTTCATGATAGAGCACGAAATTGAGCAGATCAAGCGTGCGCCCCATGAGAAGCGACCACATATCGCGTTCATCGTGAAAGGGCCAGGGGAGCAGACGCTCGTACCCCGTGCGAAACGCGTGCGCCAGGTGCGTGAAATCATCGCGGTCGAAGATGTAAAAGAAGGTGATGGCAATGTCTTGCGCGGGATGCCCCCACATGGCGTCGTCGAAATCGAAGATGAGCAGTTGTTTGCGCCACACTTTCACGTTCCATGGGTGAAGGTCGCCGTGGAGGACGCGGATGGCGTCTGATTCGGTTTGCCACAACCGGCTGATGGTGGCTTGTACAAGCGCGTGTGCTCGTCGGAAGAGTGTTTCAGCGTGCGGCGGGGCTTCTTCCAGGTGGTGCGGTTCGAAGAGCACAATGGGGTCGTTGAAAGGAAAAGGCGAATCCATACGGCGCAGTGTAAACGCCGGGGGCGGCGTCCATGTTGCAGCGTGGCGGTGGAGATGCGCCATCGTTTCGCCCAATTGCGTGAATGTGCGCGTTGAAAGGTGCTTGGCGAGCAGGCGTCCGGGAAGCCAGGCGAACAGCACGCACAAACGGGGTTCGGGAACGCCGGGAGCGGTCG from Ardenticatena maritima harbors:
- the smc gene encoding chromosome segregation protein SMC; this translates as MTESNTATISPSETSHPKKGGAFVRRLEIHGFKTFASQTVFEFPEGITAIVGPNGSGKSNIADAIRWLLGEQRMSVLRAKKSEDLIFNGTDRRARMGMAQAFLTIDNSSGILPIDFSEVVIGRRTYRSGENEYLINGRKVRLRDIQELLAHAGIGVTTYTVIGQGLVDAALSLRADERRQMIEDAAGLGAYQGKRNDALRKLAETEENLQRARDIVAELAPRVRRLQRQAEKAEEYIRLNEQLRDLLRKWYGYQWGQATQAVQQARAAVQETSAALEAVREKITAQEAHLHTLRAEAVRLRNELEQLRRDRAAERRRVEALRRDQAVAEERARLLARQAETLREELAALDAERETLAARGNDLRAERERLEAERAQAQAAFQAAQARLRDAEQERERLRREVEAARKRLARLSARLVEIEQQQAQIREQRERLNRELEEHQAAMSDLRKRLARHEGEIQLHEDELETLRRQAGELQVALLKMKRLIEETTAERDAHREALNQAERELSKLEARRDLLARLREEGTGYAEGVRALLQAARRGQVFGILGPVADFLRVPPKLAVAVSAALGDRLQGLVVRDLEAAIVIREWLANHNTTRVTILPLANLKGPRYRAIPQDAGVLGRAADLVQAEDPGLLEHLLGAWLIVRDWNTAARLANRDFWNIVTIDGDVLHADGSLQAGQGDTGGRSLLEQSREWAELPERLEAARRVVEEVQARLEEIEELLAEHEAERERLLREMADVSRAMERVGQAIEREKREIERVQQEQNWRSELIRRLKKEYEALRVQAEELETESQRVSAEQVQAELALQTAEQALEAAHPGALREAVEKARTVVAVLDEQLSGLRRQWREWEQALERLERQRAQKEAQLAALSEERAKLAERQQQLAQQITAIEAAMEGYLARIRPIEERLAAIETEQVQAEEHLDALRKQGQAADEAAHRARLSLQAAEDRLAHLGTQIENDLGLVEYEDLSGDVPQQTLLPLDELVTTLPKVTVLPEGLENDIRRLRRLIGQLGAINPEAPQEYAELKERYEFLTTQADDLEKAAADLRHIVAELDRLMTERFRETFDAINAAFKRYFKRLFGGGTVDLELTNPEDPLSSGVEIIARPPGKRPQSIALLSGGERALTAAALIFAILSVSPAPFCVLDEVDAMLDEANVGRFRETLLELAEETQFIVITHNRGTIEAADTIYGVSQTEPGVSTVISLALDEAIRAAKH
- a CDS encoding phosphotransferase enzyme family protein, whose protein sequence is MKPFENLTPRGQTRRLRRLALEALRHYDITVRDVRLLSRAYNTIFRVETDRGRFVLRINRPHERNRAEILSELAWIEALRRETSVPVPTPFPTRHGTFVVEATAPGVPEPRLCVLFAWLPGRLLAKHLSTRTFTQLGETMAHLHRHAATWTPPPAFTLRRMDSPFPFNDPIVLFEPHHLEEAPPHAETLFRRAHALVQATISRLWQTESDAIRVLHGDLHPWNVKVWRKQLLIFDFDDAMWGHPAQDIAITFFYIFDRDDFTHLAHAFRTGYERLLPWPFHDERDMWSLLMGRTLDLLNFVLYHEPASHATYLLRSVKRLERAFACLEAAPNRNHLEV
- a CDS encoding SMP-30/gluconolactonase/LRE family protein, which gives rise to MSLQDFRVDPSTLTFVGRDLARPESVLAEPDGTLWCSDARGSVTRIAPDGTQTLLGSQGHEPNGLAMSADRQTLYIANFGDGRVYQMDREGNERVFLDSIEGRSPLGAANFVFIDSRDRFWISVSTLEIPWWPAAQRPRPDGYIILVDENGARIVADGIYFPNEIRMNHDESYLYVAETMKRRMVRYPVLPDGSLGPQEVVPPGDLGRGAYVDGFAFDAEGNIWVTLLVRNEVVVITPDGDVYTVLSDVNEAAIDNAEAKLEDGTLTPMDMFACAGPHLQLPASITFGGPDLRTVYLGSLGMNRLPTFRSPIPGLPMRHWR
- a CDS encoding Rdx family protein, with translation MPRAVSLTDKLLSEFQHHIESFTLIPSSGGVFEVAVDGTLIYSKKETGRHAVYAEVREAFLKVVPHAAQDADS
- a CDS encoding asparaginase, coding for MARRNKIVIISTGGTIAMQDSGEGAVPALSGEELAARLPQWGEGVEIEVETFSNIPSGHLTLEQLWQLQKVVAERLERLYVRGVVVTHGTDTMEETAYLLDLTVPSNKAVVLTGAMLHASEPGYDGVRNLTDAVRVALDPQSDNRGAMVVMNGEIHAARYVTKMKSHGVDAFASPGRGPMGRVIEGHVHWYWSLEREALPVRRLVPNVHLIKATLGMPDTLLRALIAQNVAGIVIEGFGGGRVPPWWMDAIREARQKGILVAIAGRVPVAHSMDGYGYPGAYRDLEEAGVLFAEGLNGPKARLKLMAILGGLVG
- a CDS encoding tRNA (adenine-N1)-methyltransferase; its protein translation is MARVAQVGDRVLLIDPKGKRYMLTLEAGASFHSNRGIVHHDDLIGQPLGRVVYSHLGTPFTVLQPSIADLAKAIKRTTQIIYPKDSGQIVVRMNVCAGTHIIEAGTGSGGLTTILAHAVAPTGHVYSYEQRPEMTAIAERNLAKVGLRDYVTFYTRDIAEGFEERDVDAVFLDVREPWRYLHQVVEALTPGGFFGALLPTVNQVSALVEAMEGGPWFDVEIIETLERRWKVNHARLRPADRMVAHTAFLLFARYVPEVRAETEGTVDDAVRYAPKGEDAPEE
- a CDS encoding acetyl ornithine aminotransferase family protein, with the translated sequence MTQGSVNTKRPEIRTPLPGPRAAEIIAKDAELISPSYTRGYPFVMARGEGVWAWDVDGNKFLDMTAGIAVTAVGHSHPRVVEAIKRQAEQFLHMSGTDFYYELQIQLAERLNQIAPGTTPKRVFFTNSGAESVEAALKLARYATGRQRIIAFLGAFHGRTMGALSLTGSKPVHRRGFAPLVNGVIHVPYPYCYRSPFDLSKKSCTDWVIDWIEHEIFGHITAPDEVAAIIVEPIQGEGGYIVPPDDFHPRLRELCDRYGILMIADEVQTGVGRTGKWYAMEHWNVEPDIICTAKGIANGMPLGAIIAKRDLMSWPPGAHASTFGGNPVSCAAALATLDVIEEEGLLENATQVGAYMLERLQAMQQRFDVIGDVRGKGLMIGVEFITDRDTHTPNPDLRDRVVDEAFKRGVLLLGAGKNVLRFMPALTLTREEADVALDVVEESLQAVLGA
- a CDS encoding SelL-related redox protein, giving the protein MALRVGDNAPDFTLPTLDGDAFTLSAHRGHPVVLIFLRHLAULPCREHAVQVYRAKTEFERLGARIVLITFGHPYWARAWREETGVDFPILLDEERKTYRAYGLERSASRTYSPRTLWFYVKKVLRGESLRPAKGDPLQLGGDFVIAPDGRIALAHPSREPVDRPSVAELLAAIRHPPP